A stretch of Paenibacillus mucilaginosus 3016 DNA encodes these proteins:
- a CDS encoding MarR family winged helix-turn-helix transcriptional regulator: protein MEPSMNNLLGYWLKITYRHICNYLDEQLAPFGITNAQLGVLLLLWEKEGLTQKDLQEGLGIRAASLSHLMKGLEAKGLIRRQADERDTRVNRVYPTDASRELQEACLRITAEGERRLTEHLTAAEKEQLLGQMKQMSDNLK, encoded by the coding sequence ATGGAGCCTTCGATGAACAACCTGCTCGGGTATTGGCTGAAGATCACGTACCGCCACATCTGCAATTATCTCGATGAACAGCTCGCTCCCTTCGGCATCACCAATGCCCAGCTCGGGGTACTGCTCCTGCTGTGGGAGAAAGAGGGACTGACCCAAAAAGACCTCCAGGAGGGATTGGGAATCCGGGCCGCCTCCCTGTCCCATCTCATGAAAGGCCTGGAAGCCAAAGGGCTGATCCGGCGTCAGGCCGATGAGCGGGACACCCGGGTCAACCGCGTCTATCCGACCGATGCTTCCAGAGAGCTGCAGGAAGCCTGCCTGCGCATTACAGCTGAAGGCGAACGCCGGCTGACGGAGCATCTGACCGCCGCCGAGAAAGAGCAGCTTCTCGGACAGATGAAGCAGATGAGCGACAACCTGAAATAG
- a CDS encoding GldG family protein, with protein MNKWIRGTNATVLSLAVIGIFIVLTIFLNSVKNLQVDFTKDNKFTLADQTLQTLKALDQDVRIIAFTSDQTEPIISRQVSDLVQEYKRQNGKITFDEYDLVKNPAVAKNYEVDPAGTLVVESGTQKKTLYYYDMFIPGQQQGEVYKFSGEEKLTQALANLNSKEKRKVYFLSGHNEMPLSQMNLWRSGLEGENYEVNELNLLREGKIPDDAEVLFIIGPENDLSDKEAELVKTYLSGKGKLYLALGFNKDMASGWKSLDSIMAQYGIKDQHAVAIEPKQSMLYDPLTIIPEYGSHEITSKLQQYNLLTMMTLAVSLGSDQPVADFPATPILKTTDKAYGETDLQTLANSSRSANDANDVKGPLNLGYVVEDKDKKPKAVVLGGSTFFQDSIIQQQGNRDFALNSVGWLQEQKDQVTIRPREGDAPQTAALTQSQGSTIFYGTVLLYPLFFLIIGGLIWWRRRLG; from the coding sequence GTGAACAAGTGGATCCGCGGAACGAACGCGACCGTGCTGTCGCTGGCGGTGATCGGCATCTTCATCGTGCTGACGATTTTTCTGAACTCGGTGAAGAACCTCCAGGTCGACTTTACGAAGGATAACAAATTTACGCTGGCCGATCAGACGCTCCAGACGCTGAAGGCGCTGGACCAGGACGTGCGCATTATTGCGTTCACGAGCGACCAGACCGAGCCGATCATCTCGCGGCAGGTATCGGATCTCGTGCAGGAATACAAGCGGCAGAACGGCAAAATCACCTTCGACGAGTACGATCTCGTCAAGAATCCGGCTGTCGCGAAGAATTACGAGGTGGACCCGGCCGGCACGCTGGTCGTGGAGAGCGGCACCCAGAAGAAAACGCTCTACTATTACGACATGTTCATTCCGGGGCAGCAGCAGGGCGAGGTGTACAAGTTCAGCGGGGAAGAGAAGCTGACGCAGGCCCTGGCGAACCTGAACTCCAAGGAGAAGCGTAAGGTATACTTCCTCTCAGGCCACAATGAGATGCCTCTCAGCCAAATGAATCTGTGGCGCAGCGGGCTCGAGGGCGAGAACTATGAAGTGAACGAGCTTAACCTGCTGCGGGAAGGCAAAATCCCGGATGATGCCGAAGTGCTCTTCATCATCGGTCCGGAGAACGATCTCTCCGACAAGGAAGCGGAGCTTGTGAAGACCTACCTGAGCGGCAAGGGCAAGCTGTATCTGGCGCTCGGCTTCAATAAGGACATGGCGTCCGGCTGGAAAAGCCTCGACTCGATCATGGCCCAATACGGGATCAAGGATCAGCATGCGGTGGCCATCGAGCCGAAGCAGAGCATGCTGTACGATCCGCTGACGATCATTCCGGAATACGGCAGCCATGAGATTACGAGCAAGCTTCAGCAGTACAATCTGCTGACGATGATGACGCTGGCGGTCAGCCTGGGCTCCGATCAGCCGGTGGCCGACTTCCCGGCCACGCCGATCCTGAAGACGACGGACAAGGCGTACGGCGAGACGGATCTGCAGACCTTGGCGAACTCCAGCCGCAGCGCCAATGACGCCAATGACGTGAAGGGGCCGCTGAACCTGGGCTATGTCGTCGAGGACAAGGACAAGAAGCCGAAGGCGGTGGTGCTCGGCGGATCGACATTCTTCCAGGACAGCATTATCCAGCAGCAGGGCAACCGGGACTTCGCCCTGAACAGCGTCGGCTGGCTGCAGGAGCAGAAGGATCAGGTGACGATCCGGCCGCGGGAAGGCGACGCGCCGCAGACGGCCGCACTGACCCAGAGCCAGGGCAGCACGATTTTCTATGGCACGGTGCTTCTGTACCCGCTGTTCTTCCTCATCATCGGCGGATTGATCTGGTGGAGGAGGAGACTGGGATGA
- a CDS encoding ABC transporter permease subunit, translating into MRRMMAMTKKELQHYFYSPIAYAAFAFFFLIAGYFFSANFLYPPYYVDVRPIFGSTTFVFLFIIPLLTMRLVSDELRQGTDELLLTSPVSLTEIVLGKYLAAVVVQLLLVVGSLIYPLILSAFGELDQPVLWMSYLAMFLMGAAMMAVGLFASSLSAHQMVSGIIGFAILLVFWTIEWLGDTVGGRIKDYLGLFSIVGRTSDLQKGVLDFADVLFYVTLIAVFLLLSIQVLERKRWR; encoded by the coding sequence ATGCGTAGAATGATGGCCATGACGAAGAAGGAGCTTCAGCATTATTTCTACTCGCCGATCGCTTATGCGGCGTTCGCGTTCTTTTTCCTCATTGCGGGCTACTTCTTCAGTGCGAACTTCCTGTATCCGCCTTATTATGTGGACGTGCGCCCGATCTTCGGCTCGACGACGTTCGTATTCCTCTTCATCATCCCGCTGTTGACGATGCGGCTGGTTTCCGACGAGCTGCGCCAGGGCACCGATGAGCTTCTGCTGACTTCACCCGTATCGCTGACGGAGATTGTGCTCGGCAAGTACCTCGCCGCCGTCGTCGTGCAGCTGCTGCTCGTCGTGGGCAGCCTCATCTATCCGCTGATTCTCAGCGCCTTCGGGGAGCTGGACCAGCCGGTGCTGTGGATGTCGTACCTCGCGATGTTCCTGATGGGAGCGGCGATGATGGCCGTCGGCCTGTTCGCTTCCTCGCTGTCGGCGCACCAGATGGTATCGGGCATTATCGGGTTTGCGATTCTGCTCGTGTTCTGGACGATTGAGTGGCTTGGCGATACTGTGGGCGGCAGGATCAAGGACTATCTGGGCCTGTTCTCGATTGTGGGGCGCACGAGCGACCTGCAGAAGGGCGTGCTCGACTTCGCGGACGTCCTGTTCTATGTGACGCTGATCGCGGTGTTCCTGCTGCTGAGCATCCAGGTGCTCGAACGCAAACGCTGGAGATAA
- the pcrA gene encoding DNA helicase PcrA, giving the protein MINQPIDIFQAVNKLNPQQKQAVETVEGPLLIMAGAGSGKTRVLTHRIAYLIATRKAAPWSILAITFTNKAAREMQERVSSLVGPQGGDIWVSTFHSMCVRILRRDISRIGFTSNFSILDSGDQLSVIRNIMKEQNIDSKKFEPKAVQAAISNAKNELQTPEMFERKIGDYFDGIVAKVYSSYQRKLRANNSLDFDDLIMTTIELFKQVPEVLDFYQNKFQYIHVDEYQDTNRAQYMLCRMLADKHKRICVVGDSDQSIYKWRGADISNILDFEKDYPNATTILLEQNYRSTSNILNAANKVIANNTGRKVKNLWTDKAEGDKIKVYQADSEHEEGYFITGEIRRNLDNGRRYKDHAILYRTNAQSRVIEEILIKSDIPYQIVGGVKFYDRKEIKDILAYLRLISNPDDDISFARVVNVPKRGIGDTSLDRLAGAAAQFGVSLFAMLENVDSIEMAAKAKNALADFRDMIENLHRMVEYLSVTELTEKMLELSGYRDELRRENTIESQARLENIDEFLSVTMDFEKRNEDKSLVSFLTDLALIADIDSMNADPEEGKQGVVLMTMHSAKGLEFPVVFIMGLEEGVFPHSRAVADNEELEEERRLAYVGITRAEEQLFLTCARMRTLFGRTAQNAPSRFLRELPPELLEPARPGGFGRGGGAGFGSAGGERRFGSAGGFGGSPAAAAARTPVSFRGGGAAPATSATTGGASAASAPKSLDFAMGDKVSHGKWGTGTVVALKGSGDDTELQIAFPAPVGVKRLLAKFAPITKV; this is encoded by the coding sequence ATGATTAACCAACCTATCGATATATTTCAGGCGGTCAATAAGCTCAATCCCCAGCAGAAGCAGGCGGTGGAGACGGTCGAAGGACCTCTGCTGATCATGGCCGGCGCAGGGAGCGGCAAGACGCGCGTGCTGACGCACCGCATCGCTTATCTGATTGCAACGCGCAAGGCCGCGCCTTGGAGCATCCTCGCCATCACCTTTACGAACAAGGCCGCAAGGGAGATGCAGGAGCGTGTGAGCTCCCTGGTCGGCCCGCAGGGCGGCGACATCTGGGTATCCACCTTCCACTCCATGTGCGTCCGGATTCTGCGACGCGATATTTCGCGCATCGGGTTCACCTCGAATTTCTCGATCCTGGATTCCGGCGACCAGCTCTCCGTGATCCGCAACATCATGAAGGAACAGAACATCGACTCGAAGAAATTCGAGCCGAAGGCGGTGCAGGCCGCGATCTCCAACGCGAAGAACGAGCTGCAGACCCCGGAGATGTTCGAGCGGAAGATCGGGGATTATTTTGACGGCATCGTGGCCAAGGTCTACTCTTCCTACCAGCGCAAGCTACGGGCGAACAACTCGCTGGACTTCGACGATCTCATTATGACGACGATCGAGCTGTTCAAGCAGGTCCCGGAAGTATTGGACTTCTACCAGAACAAATTCCAATACATTCACGTGGACGAGTACCAGGATACGAACCGGGCGCAGTACATGCTCTGCCGGATGCTGGCCGACAAGCACAAGCGGATCTGTGTCGTGGGCGACAGCGATCAGTCGATCTACAAGTGGCGCGGCGCGGATATTTCCAATATTCTCGACTTCGAGAAGGACTATCCGAATGCGACGACGATCCTGCTCGAGCAGAACTACCGTTCGACCTCCAACATCCTGAACGCGGCGAACAAGGTCATTGCCAACAATACGGGGCGCAAGGTCAAGAATCTGTGGACCGACAAGGCGGAAGGGGACAAAATCAAGGTCTACCAGGCCGATTCCGAGCATGAGGAAGGCTACTTCATCACGGGCGAGATCCGCCGCAACCTGGATAACGGCCGCCGCTACAAGGATCATGCGATCCTGTACCGTACGAACGCCCAGTCCCGTGTCATAGAGGAAATTCTCATCAAGTCGGATATCCCTTACCAGATCGTCGGCGGCGTGAAGTTCTACGACCGCAAAGAGATCAAGGACATTCTCGCTTACCTGAGGCTGATTTCGAATCCGGACGACGATATTTCCTTTGCCCGTGTCGTCAATGTGCCGAAGCGGGGCATCGGCGATACGTCGCTGGACCGCCTGGCGGGCGCCGCGGCGCAGTTCGGCGTCTCGCTTTTCGCTATGCTGGAGAACGTGGATTCCATCGAGATGGCGGCGAAGGCGAAGAATGCGCTCGCGGATTTCCGCGATATGATCGAGAATCTGCACCGGATGGTGGAATACCTGTCGGTCACCGAACTCACGGAGAAAATGCTGGAGCTCTCCGGCTACCGCGACGAGCTGCGGCGCGAGAACACGATCGAGTCCCAGGCCCGCCTCGAGAACATTGACGAGTTCCTGTCCGTAACGATGGACTTTGAGAAGCGCAATGAAGACAAATCGCTGGTATCCTTCCTGACGGACCTGGCGCTGATTGCGGATATCGACTCGATGAACGCCGATCCGGAAGAAGGCAAGCAGGGCGTCGTGCTCATGACGATGCACAGCGCCAAGGGCCTCGAATTCCCCGTTGTCTTTATTATGGGCCTTGAGGAAGGCGTATTTCCGCATTCCCGTGCGGTCGCCGACAACGAGGAGCTCGAAGAGGAACGCCGCCTCGCGTACGTGGGCATCACCCGTGCCGAAGAGCAGCTCTTCCTCACGTGCGCGCGGATGCGCACGCTGTTCGGCCGGACGGCGCAGAATGCGCCGTCGCGGTTCCTGCGCGAGCTTCCGCCGGAGCTGCTTGAGCCCGCCCGTCCGGGCGGCTTCGGGCGCGGCGGCGGCGCGGGGTTCGGCTCCGCCGGCGGCGAGCGCCGCTTCGGCAGTGCCGGAGGCTTCGGCGGCTCGCCGGCCGCGGCAGCGGCCCGTACGCCGGTGAGCTTCCGAGGCGGCGGGGCGGCCCCGGCCACCAGCGCAACCACAGGCGGCGCGTCCGCGGCCTCCGCGCCGAAGAGCCTCGACTTTGCCATGGGTGACAAAGTCTCGCACGGCAAATGGGGAACGGGGACCGTTGTCGCACTAAAGGGCTCGGGGGATGACACCGAGCTGCAGATCGCTTTCCCCGCCCCGGTGGGCGTGAAGCGGCTGCTCGCGAAGTTCGCGCCGATTACCAAGGTGTAA
- a CDS encoding carboxymuconolactone decarboxylase family protein: MTDDVMYRRSNLKRIPDVQKLVPAAAGAYFRFEKEAFAEGAVPSRTKELIAIAAAHITGCPYCIDVHVSKFKALGGTVEEVMEAAVVAGAVKAGAALAHSTHAIRAYEELP, encoded by the coding sequence ATGACAGATGACGTAATGTACCGCCGTTCCAATCTGAAGCGGATTCCCGACGTTCAGAAACTTGTTCCCGCCGCGGCCGGCGCCTACTTCCGGTTCGAGAAGGAGGCTTTCGCCGAAGGGGCTGTCCCCTCGCGCACCAAAGAATTGATCGCGATAGCCGCCGCCCATATCACCGGCTGCCCTTACTGCATCGATGTGCATGTAAGCAAGTTCAAGGCGCTTGGCGGTACCGTGGAGGAAGTGATGGAAGCGGCCGTGGTAGCCGGAGCAGTGAAGGCGGGAGCGGCCCTCGCCCACAGCACGCACGCCATCCGGGCATACGAGGAACTGCCGTAA
- a CDS encoding DUF4340 domain-containing protein has protein sequence MKRLIPTLVLVLLCIGGFWYASSKDFFKEKPPETPALVTVSKQDVTGYTIKNGDTVVEMAQKDGKWTMTKPSALPLNDYEPGAWVDSFTNAKKEKTVDANPSDLAQFGLAQPNQEFTVTLKDGTKHTLSVGDPVAVQGFYYAKFGSSPEVFQLAEMHVTSLAKQPLDFMEKSPVKLNYEAVRSIAVDYKGGKWTLTKAETDKKSYEANWKLGDQEVKGADASAYLDKVSFLTTDQPAKASAEVKGLDQPDLRLEVKEADAEGKETAALYTGKLDGANVWIAKQGDAWAFSVPAASVQELADLPKTKAAEGAAAGDAAAPAPAAPQDAAKEQK, from the coding sequence ATGAAGCGGCTGATACCGACCCTCGTTCTTGTCCTTCTCTGCATCGGCGGATTCTGGTACGCCTCCAGCAAGGATTTCTTCAAGGAAAAGCCGCCGGAGACCCCGGCGCTCGTGACGGTGAGCAAGCAGGATGTGACGGGATATACGATCAAGAACGGCGACACGGTCGTCGAGATGGCACAGAAGGACGGCAAGTGGACGATGACGAAGCCGTCTGCACTGCCTCTGAATGACTACGAGCCGGGGGCTTGGGTGGACAGCTTCACGAATGCGAAGAAGGAGAAAACGGTGGATGCCAATCCGTCGGATCTGGCGCAGTTCGGGCTGGCCCAGCCGAACCAGGAGTTCACGGTGACGCTGAAGGACGGCACGAAGCATACGCTGTCCGTAGGCGATCCGGTGGCCGTGCAGGGCTTCTACTACGCCAAGTTCGGCTCATCGCCGGAGGTATTCCAGCTTGCGGAGATGCATGTCACGTCGCTGGCCAAGCAGCCGCTCGACTTCATGGAGAAGAGTCCGGTGAAGCTGAACTATGAAGCGGTCCGTTCCATCGCGGTAGACTATAAGGGCGGGAAGTGGACCCTGACCAAGGCCGAGACGGACAAAAAGTCGTACGAAGCGAATTGGAAGCTCGGCGATCAGGAAGTGAAGGGGGCCGACGCCTCGGCTTACCTGGACAAGGTGTCCTTCCTGACGACCGACCAGCCGGCCAAGGCTTCCGCCGAGGTGAAAGGGCTGGACCAGCCGGATCTGCGGCTGGAGGTCAAGGAAGCCGATGCCGAAGGCAAGGAAACGGCTGCCCTTTATACCGGCAAGCTGGACGGTGCGAATGTATGGATCGCGAAGCAGGGCGACGCGTGGGCCTTCTCCGTGCCGGCCGCAAGCGTCCAGGAGCTGGCCGACCTGCCGAAGACGAAGGCGGCCGAAGGAGCGGCGGCGGGAGACGCTGCCGCCCCGGCCCCTGCGGCACCGCAAGACGCGGCCAAGGAGCAGAAGTAG
- a CDS encoding heptaprenylglyceryl phosphate synthase produces MHLDLKTWKHVFKLDPDRELGDEELERVCLSGTDAILVGGSTGVTFDNTVDLLARVRRYEVPCVLEVSEQEAIVPGFDLYFIPVVLNSRDPQWITGRQHAALKEYGAIMDWSQIVTEGYIMLNGESSAARITSSETELSGRDVEAYARLAERLFRCPVVYMEYSGIFGDMALVKKVSGLLGESRLFYGGGIDGPDKARQAAEAAHTVVVGNSIYYDLESALQTVQAVREAGGAAGR; encoded by the coding sequence TTGCATCTCGATCTCAAAACATGGAAGCATGTGTTCAAATTGGACCCGGACCGGGAGCTCGGTGATGAAGAGCTGGAACGGGTATGCCTGTCAGGCACCGATGCCATTCTGGTCGGCGGGTCGACGGGCGTGACGTTCGACAATACGGTCGATCTGCTGGCCCGCGTCCGCCGATATGAGGTTCCCTGCGTGCTGGAGGTCTCTGAACAGGAGGCGATCGTGCCGGGGTTTGACCTCTACTTTATACCGGTGGTGCTCAACAGCCGCGATCCCCAGTGGATTACGGGGAGGCAGCACGCGGCGCTCAAGGAATACGGCGCGATCATGGACTGGTCCCAGATCGTCACTGAGGGATATATCATGCTCAACGGGGAGTCTTCCGCAGCCCGGATCACCTCTTCCGAGACGGAGCTCTCAGGCAGGGATGTGGAGGCTTATGCACGCCTCGCCGAGCGGCTGTTCCGCTGCCCGGTCGTCTACATGGAATACAGCGGGATCTTCGGCGATATGGCCCTGGTGAAGAAGGTATCGGGCCTGCTCGGGGAATCCCGGCTCTTCTACGGCGGCGGCATCGACGGGCCCGACAAGGCACGGCAGGCGGCGGAAGCGGCGCATACCGTTGTCGTCGGCAACAGCATTTATTACGATCTGGAGAGCGCGCTTCAGACGGTGCAGGCCGTCCGTGAAGCAGGCGGCGCAGCCGGAAGGTAA
- a CDS encoding PIG-L deacetylase family protein: MKEAVIGFVLAHPDDETFGSAVLARELADAGHRVVLLSATKGDAGQSGPLGPMSRGELAEVRVKELAEAAEILGIREVEHLGYPDGKLGDVPAEELSARITDFLNRHGVEIVVTFPEDGGNRHPDHIAISRGARDAVFGGGSTSVRKLYYFLFGPAAEGRRITFRLDSRAGWDVKRRALLAHRSQRTVIEKYFGDLETTFPEELKYESFALAWTKEGDPAREEASLADFLAGG, encoded by the coding sequence ATGAAGGAGGCCGTGATTGGATTCGTATTGGCCCACCCGGATGACGAAACCTTCGGCAGCGCCGTCTTGGCGCGGGAACTGGCCGATGCGGGCCACCGGGTGGTTCTGCTGTCGGCTACCAAAGGGGATGCGGGACAGAGCGGGCCGCTCGGCCCCATGAGCCGTGGAGAGCTCGCCGAGGTGCGGGTGAAGGAGCTTGCGGAAGCGGCGGAGATTCTCGGGATCCGGGAAGTGGAGCATCTGGGTTACCCGGACGGGAAGCTGGGGGACGTGCCTGCAGAGGAGCTGTCCGCCAGGATCACGGATTTTCTGAACCGGCACGGGGTGGAGATCGTCGTAACGTTCCCCGAGGACGGCGGCAACCGGCACCCGGATCATATCGCGATCTCCCGAGGAGCGCGCGATGCGGTGTTCGGCGGGGGCAGCACGTCCGTGCGCAAGCTGTATTACTTCCTCTTCGGTCCGGCGGCTGAGGGGCGGCGCATTACGTTCCGGCTCGACTCCAGGGCCGGGTGGGACGTGAAGCGGAGGGCGCTGCTTGCCCACCGGTCGCAGCGGACCGTCATCGAGAAATATTTCGGTGATCTGGAGACGACATTCCCCGAAGAGTTGAAATACGAGTCCTTTGCCCTGGCATGGACGAAGGAAGGGGATCCGGCGCGGGAGGAAGCGTCCCTGGCCGATTTCCTTGCAGGGGGATAA
- a CDS encoding ABC transporter ATP-binding protein, with product MEVLTVLEVKGVSKLYENQRGVRNIDFSMNRGEIVGFLGPNGAGKTTTMRMITGYLNPTHGSITIDGLSMAEHSKKARQKIGYLPETPPLYPEMTVSAYLQFIADLRDIPARDQKRRIGEVIERLGLQGRERQIIRSLSKGYKQRIGLAQAILHNPDLLVLDEPTSGLDPKQIIEIRQLIRELGENHTVLLSTHILPEINTLCNRVLIINGGQIVLDGQPDQLANSMGETFEVSLEVRGPREAVLAELASVPGVGSVRELGAEGAQTASAALPEVEAAELPAADLAGQPADAAAAPASVKVIVTSSDREDIREALFYRLAEKRYPILTMKRESLSLEEIFLKLTTSESLESAAAAETNEGEVKEHA from the coding sequence ATGGAGGTTTTGACCGTGCTTGAGGTCAAAGGAGTCAGCAAATTATACGAGAACCAGAGAGGGGTCCGGAACATCGATTTTTCGATGAACCGCGGGGAGATTGTCGGGTTTCTCGGTCCGAACGGGGCTGGCAAAACAACGACGATGCGGATGATCACCGGCTATTTGAACCCGACGCACGGCAGCATCACGATCGACGGCCTGTCGATGGCCGAGCATTCGAAGAAGGCCCGGCAGAAGATCGGCTATCTGCCGGAGACACCACCGCTCTATCCCGAGATGACGGTGTCCGCCTATCTCCAGTTTATTGCGGACCTGAGGGACATTCCTGCCAGAGACCAGAAGCGGCGGATCGGGGAAGTGATCGAGCGGCTCGGGCTGCAGGGACGGGAGCGGCAGATCATCCGGAGCCTCTCCAAGGGCTATAAGCAGCGGATCGGCCTGGCGCAGGCGATTCTGCACAATCCGGACCTGCTCGTGCTCGACGAGCCGACGTCCGGTCTCGATCCGAAACAGATCATCGAGATCCGCCAGCTGATCCGTGAGCTGGGGGAGAACCATACCGTGCTGCTCTCCACGCACATCCTGCCGGAGATCAATACGCTGTGCAACCGCGTGCTGATCATTAACGGCGGGCAGATCGTGCTGGACGGCCAGCCGGATCAGCTCGCCAATTCCATGGGCGAGACGTTTGAGGTGTCGCTGGAGGTCCGCGGTCCGCGCGAAGCCGTGCTGGCCGAGCTCGCTTCGGTGCCGGGGGTGGGCAGCGTGCGGGAGCTGGGCGCCGAGGGAGCGCAGACGGCGTCCGCAGCACTGCCTGAGGTCGAAGCGGCGGAGCTCCCGGCTGCAGACCTGGCAGGTCAGCCTGCGGACGCTGCCGCCGCCCCAGCCAGCGTGAAGGTGATCGTCACCTCCAGCGACCGTGAGGATATCCGGGAAGCGCTGTTCTACCGGCTGGCGGAGAAGCGCTATCCGATCCTTACCATGAAGCGGGAGAGCCTCAGTCTCGAGGAGATCTTCCTGAAGCTGACGACAAGCGAATCGCTGGAGAGCGCGGCTGCGGCCGAGACGAACGAGGGGGAGGTGAAGGAGCATGCGTAG
- a CDS encoding HAD-IA family hydrolase, protein MKKTVIFDFDGTLVASRDLAVRLFNELSGTYGYRRIQEEEIPALAALSVPDRLRAIGCPMYKLPSLLFEIKRRYKQAVTELEPVDGMPEVMRELRSRGIRTGILSSNRPDNIRAFLGRGGWDEPDFLFTATNLFGKDRAIRSLLRAERLQPEEALYVGDELRDIEACRRVSLPVAAVTWGYDAEDLLRGAAPDHVLGRPRELLELV, encoded by the coding sequence ATGAAGAAAACCGTGATATTCGATTTTGACGGGACCCTGGTGGCCTCACGCGACCTGGCGGTCCGCCTGTTCAACGAGCTGTCGGGCACCTACGGCTACCGCAGGATTCAGGAAGAGGAGATCCCCGCCTTGGCGGCTCTGTCGGTTCCCGACCGGCTTCGTGCCATCGGATGCCCGATGTACAAGCTGCCTTCCCTGCTCTTCGAGATCAAGCGGCGTTACAAGCAGGCCGTGACGGAGCTGGAGCCGGTGGACGGCATGCCCGAAGTGATGAGGGAGCTCCGCAGCCGGGGCATCCGCACCGGCATCCTCTCCTCGAACCGGCCGGACAATATCCGTGCGTTTCTGGGCCGGGGCGGGTGGGACGAGCCGGATTTCCTCTTCACGGCTACGAACCTCTTCGGCAAAGACCGGGCGATTCGCAGCCTGCTGCGGGCGGAGCGGCTGCAGCCGGAGGAGGCGCTCTATGTCGGCGATGAGCTTCGGGACATCGAAGCCTGCCGCCGGGTGAGCCTCCCCGTTGCAGCGGTTACCTGGGGCTACGACGCCGAAGATCTGCTTCGCGGGGCAGCGCCCGACCATGTGCTGGGCCGGCCGCGGGAGCTGTTGGAGCTGGTCTGA
- a CDS encoding spore coat protein, with the protein MYQTNYNAPQGQQASEQRHLHLDEQDVAKLVLSELKRTAREYTTAALEATHPAIRQTFMSLTQKTLQDQAELFTVLSQINGYGNIRMASQQDVQQELQNQFRRAEQLQSTVQGAVQNAYSSSAGLYQQQSQQQAQMQSYQQQNQAFQQQQQPSPQAYQTSYNVGGANIIAPSSQGGQSSYGTGSQGSSYSQPSSPAQSPSPGQGYSSSYNQPLLQGQSYASSYSPSFGSAQQENEYSLKSSVAGTDAGEYYTAKHAVQEYNSGRYGSSASESYGSSSQAGETGSSQGYTSSGQGSSASRQIGGYSMSGASASESSGSAGKMGSSSAAASRHQQSGGQGSHQGTKYMM; encoded by the coding sequence ATGTACCAAACGAATTATAACGCCCCGCAGGGACAGCAGGCTTCCGAGCAGCGCCACCTACATCTCGACGAGCAGGACGTGGCGAAGCTGGTCCTGTCCGAGCTCAAGCGCACGGCCCGCGAATATACGACGGCGGCCCTCGAAGCCACGCATCCGGCGATCCGCCAGACGTTCATGTCGCTGACGCAGAAGACGCTTCAGGATCAGGCGGAGCTGTTTACCGTGCTGTCTCAGATTAACGGATACGGTAATATCCGCATGGCGTCCCAGCAGGATGTGCAGCAGGAGCTTCAGAACCAGTTCCGCAGAGCCGAACAGCTGCAGAGCACGGTTCAGGGAGCCGTTCAGAATGCATACTCGAGCAGTGCGGGCCTGTATCAACAGCAGAGCCAGCAGCAGGCCCAGATGCAGTCGTACCAGCAGCAGAATCAGGCGTTCCAACAACAGCAGCAGCCGTCCCCGCAGGCATACCAGACAAGTTATAATGTGGGCGGCGCCAATATTATAGCTCCTTCGTCCCAAGGCGGACAGAGCTCGTATGGAACGGGCTCGCAGGGTTCGTCCTACAGCCAGCCGTCCTCTCCGGCCCAGAGTCCGAGTCCGGGACAAGGCTACAGCTCCTCGTACAACCAGCCGCTGCTTCAGGGACAGAGCTATGCTTCGAGCTACAGCCCAAGCTTCGGCTCGGCTCAGCAGGAGAACGAATACAGCCTGAAATCCTCTGTAGCCGGCACGGACGCCGGAGAATATTACACCGCCAAGCATGCCGTGCAGGAGTACAACAGCGGCCGGTATGGCAGCAGTGCTTCCGAATCCTACGGCAGCAGCTCCCAAGCCGGGGAAACGGGCTCCAGCCAAGGGTATACGTCTTCGGGTCAGGGCTCTTCGGCTTCCCGCCAGATCGGCGGATACAGCATGAGCGGCGCTTCCGCTTCCGAATCATCCGGCAGCGCCGGAAAGATGGGTTCCTCCTCGGCAGCGGCGTCCAGACATCAGCAGAGCGGCGGCCAAGGCTCGCATCAAGGCACCAAGTACATGATGTGA